A window from Cryptomeria japonica chromosome 1, Sugi_1.0, whole genome shotgun sequence encodes these proteins:
- the LOC131039167 gene encoding MDIS1-interacting receptor like kinase 1, with translation MNLTGQIPDDIQLLSELRVLRICCNAFTTVLPASIANLTHLVVLDVSANSFSGMFPAGLERASGLVSICAYNNNFTGPLPEDIGRLKWLEYLDFMGSNFDGGIPKSYGELKRLRFLGLAGNYLSGRIPPEIGFLPLLERLLMAYNSFDGGLPPEFGNLTNLRLLNLADANLEGTIPKELGQLQQLHTLFLYSNKLTGPIPAEFWNMASMISLDLSENDLLGAIPIEIGKLKNLELLNVMCNNLSGVIPESIGDLPNLKTLQLWNNSFSGWLPQQLGRNSVLEVLDASTNSFCGPIPPGLCSRGGLTRVLLFNNSFTGPIPEGLTRCPSLMRVRLQNNKLVGPVPPGFGSLPNLNMLELAHNNLSHEIPQDLVLSPRLSFFDLSYNQLEGSLPLDMEKTPSLEKFYFSHNSLTGKIPDRFHNCSYLSILNLSHNNFWGPIPVSIRACEKLVTLDLQQNQLNGSIPAELAEMRNVAIIDLSQNSLTGAISSEFGSSQTLEIFNVSYNHLSGPIPMDGMFRTARADCFVANSELCGGILGPCSIGTQTSTPGKGRAHFGWLIGSLVLLVVGLLVAGACFLYNRYYSCGVSFKDTEEWPWRMTTFQRLNFTTDDILACINETNIIGRGASGTVYRAEMPRGQGTVAVKKLWNARQDLEVSDPGIKGEVEMLGTLRHRNILRLLGYCYNDVNTFLIYEYMPNGNLADALHGKSAHYNLLADWDSRYNVAVGIAQGLCYLHHDCFPLVIHRDVKSNNILLDCNLDARVADFGLAKFIEKNETMSMVAGSYGYIAPEYAYTLRVDVKSDIYSFGVVLMELLTGRKPVDEEYGEAINIADWVRDQIRTSEGTVQLLDPTIVGALCSDVQEEMILVLRIALLCTSKCPKDRPSMKDVVTLLEEAKPRGKNSSAAKERTAFAPSFISRMRTDKLQICSL, from the exons atGAATCTCACTGGTCAAATTCCCGATGATATTCAGCTGCTGTCTGAGCTTCGAGTTCTCCGAATTTGCTGCAATGCATTCACTACAGTTTTGCCTGCTTCAATTGCCAATCTCACGCATTTGGTCGTTCTGGATGTAAGTGCGAATTCTTTCTCCGGAATGTTTCCCGCCGGCTTGGAGCGGGCCTCTGGGCTGGTCAGCATATGTGCTTATAATAATAATTTTACAGGACCGCTGCCGGAGGATATTGGGAGGCTAAAGTGGCTAGAGTATTTGGATTTTATGGGAAGCAACTttgatggtggtattccaaagtcATATGGGGAGCTGAAACGACTCAGATTTCTGGGTCTAGCAGGCAATTATCTAAGCGGAAGGATTCCTCCGGAAATTGGCTTCCTACCATTGCTGGAGAGGCTGCTTATGGCTTACAATAGTTTCGATGGCGGCCTTCCTCCGGAATTTGGGAACCTGACCAACCTACGGCTTTTAAATCTGGCCGATGCTAATTTGGAGGGCACTATTCCAAAAGAACTCGGGCAACTTCAACAGCTCCATACTCTGTTTCTTTACAGTAATAAGTTGACAGGACCTATACCCGCAGAATTTTGGAACATGGCGTCTATGATTTCCTTAGACCTGTCTGAAAATGATCTCTTGGGCGCCATTCCAATTGAAATTGGTAAGCTAAAGAACTTAGAACTGCTGAATGTTATGTGCAATAATTTAAGCGGAGTCATACCTGAAAGTATTGGGGATCTGCCCAATCTTAAGACACTACAGTTATGGAACAATTCTTTTAGCGGCTGGCTGCCTCAGCAACTGGGAAGAAATTCAGTTTTGGAGGTGTTGGATGCATCGACTAATTCCTTCTGCGGTCCAATACCTCCGGGGCTCTGTAGTAGAGGCGGCCTCACACGGGTTCTCCTTTTCAATAATAGCTTCACAGGCCCAATTCCTGAGGGCTTGACCAGGTGCCCATCTCTTATGAGGGTCAGACTACAGAACAATAAGCTAGTCGGTCCAGTCCCCCCTGGGTTTGGAAGCCTCCCAAATCTCAACATGCTTGAGTTGGCTCACAATAACCTGAGTCACGAAATACCCCAAGATCTTGTCCTATCCCCAAGGCTTTCTTTCTTTGATCTATCTTACAACCAGCTCGAGGGAAGTCTCCCTTTGGACATGGAGAAGACGCCTAGCTTGGAGAAATTTTATTTTTCTCACAACAGTCTCACAGGGAAGATCCCCGATCGGTTCCATAATTGTAGCTACCTATCTATCCTAAACCTGTCTCACAACAACTTTTGGGGACCTATTCCAGTGAGCATTAGAGCCTGTGAGAAGCTGGTGACATTGGATTTGCAACAGAATCAGCTCAACGGAAGCATCCCAGCTGAGCTTGCAGAAATGCGGAACGTGGCCATAATAGATCTCTCCCAGAACTCTCTCACTGGCGCCATTTCATCAGAATTCGGAAGCTCTCAAACACTGGAGATTTTCAATGTGTCTTATAACCACCTCTCCGGCCCTATTCCAATGGATGGGATGTTTAGAACAGCTAGGGCTGATTGCTTTGTGGCCAATAGTGAGCTTTGCGGTGGAATACTCGGCCCTTGCTCAATTGGTACACAAACAAGCACTCCGGGAAAGGGCAGAGCACATTTTGGTTGGCTTATTGGAAGCTTAGTTTTACTTGTTGTGGGACTTCTTGTAGCGGGAGCTTGTTTTCTGTACAACCGCTACTATAGCTGTGGGGTCAGCTTCAAGGACACAGAAGAGTGGCCCTGGAGGATGACAACCTTCCAAAGGCTAAACTTCACCACTGACGACATATTGGCCTGCATAAATGAAACCAACATTATAGGAAGGGGTGCCAGCGGTACTGTCTACAGGGCAGAAATGCCACGAGGACAGGGCACTGTAGCTGTCAAAAAGCTATGGAATGCCCGCCAAGATTTAGAAGTCTCAGACCCCGGCATTAAAGGCGAGGTCGAAATGCTTGGAACCCTGAGGCACAGAAACATACTCAGATTGCTAGGCTACTGCTACAACGATGTGAATACTTTTCTCATCTATGAATATATGCCCAATGGGAACCTTGCAGACGCTCTTCATGGGAAATCAGCCCACTACAATTTATTGGCAGACTGGGATTCAAGGTATAACGTTGCTGTCGGAATCGCTCAGGGACTTTGCTATCTGCATCACGACTGTTTTCCTCTTGTGATTCACAGGGATGTTAAGTCGAATAATATTCTGCTCGATTGCAATCTAGATGCTCGTGTTGCAGACTTTGGGCTCGCCAAGTTTATAGAGAAGAACGAAACCATGTCAATGGTTGCAGGTTCCTATGGATACATTGCTCCAG AGTATGCCTACACATTGAGGGTGGATGTGAAAAGCGACATATACAGCTTTGGCGTGGTGCTCATGGAGTTGCTGACTGGAAGAAAACCAGTAGACGAGGAGTACGGAGAGGCAATAAATATTGCGGACTGGGTTAGAGATCAAATCAGAACCAGCGAAGGAACAGTGCAGTTGCTGGACCCTACTATTGTTGGTGCACTCTGTAGTGATGTACAGGAAGAGATGATCTTGGTTTTGAGGATTGCTCTGCTCTGCACCAGCAAATGTCCCAAGGATCGACCCTCCATGAAAGATGTCGTTACCTTGTTGGAAGAAGCCAAGCCGAGGGGAAAGAACAGTTCGGCTGCGAAAGAACGGACTGCATTTGCCCCTTCTTTCATTTCAAGGATGCGAACAGATAAGTTACAGATCTGTTCACTATGA
- the LOC131039166 gene encoding MDIS1-interacting receptor like kinase 1: MGLSLFTAVVFSLIVSICWADPNGDAKALLAIKSGVNDPLGYLNDWNSEKPWSLHCSWNGIKCNANGIVTELDVSGMNLTGQISSDIQLLYELRVLKICCNAFATVLPASIANLTQLVVVDVSHNFFFGKFPSGLDGASGLVNISAYSNNFTGPLPEDIGRLKWLEYLDLRGSYFDGTIPKSYGDLKRLRFLGLSGNYLSGRIPPEIGLLPLLEKLIIGYNSFNGGVPLEFGNLTNLQYLDLAYANLEGTIPKELGQLQHLNTLFLYRNKLRGNIPAEFGNMTSMMSLDLSDNVLSGAIPIEIGKLKRLELLSVMYNNLSGLMPESIGDLPNLKTLEIWNNSFSGWLPQQLGRNSVLEWLDASSNSFSGPIPPGLCSRGNLTKLILFNNGFTGPIPEGLTRCPSLWRVRIHNNKLVGPVPAGFGSLPNLTRLELAHNNLSHEIPQDLVLSPRLSFIDLSYNQLQGGLPLEIWNMSSLQRFYSSHNCLTGEIPDRFQNCTYLSVLNLSHNNFWGSIPVSIRACDKLVALDLKQNQLNGNIPIELAEMPALAIIDLSQNSLTGTISSRFGSSAALELFNVSYNNLSGSVPMDGMFRTVTADSFAGNSELCGGILGPCLIGTKSSISRKGRAQFGWAIGVLVIVCVGLFVAGAHFLYKHYHRYRVKFKDTEEWPWRMTAFQRLNFTTNDILACIKETNIIGMGATGTVYRAEMPRGEGTVAVKKLWKTHQDLEVSDPGIIAEVEVLGNLRHRNILRLLGYCYNDVNTLLIYEYMPNGNLADALHGKAARNNLLADWVSRYNIAVGVAQGLCYLHHDCFPIVIHRDVKSNNILLDCNLDARVADFGLAKFIQKNETMSMVAGSYGYIAPEYAYTLKVDEKSDIYSFGVVLMELLTGRKPVDHEFGEAGNIVEWVRDKIRTSEGMVQSLDSNIGGALCSHVQEEMILVLRIALLCTSKFPKDRPSMKDVVTMLAEAKPRRKSSAAAKERAAFLPPSISSLL; this comes from the exons ATGGGGTTGTCTCTGTTTACGGCAGTTGTGTTCTCCCTGATTGTTTCGATTTGTTGGGCCGATCCAAATGGGGATGCGAAGGCCCTGCTAGCAATTAAATCTGGTGTAAATGATCCCTTGGGGTATTTGAACGATTGGAATTCCGAGAAGCCTTGGAGTTTGCATTGCAGCTGGAATGGAATTAAATGCAATGCGAATGGGATAGTTACAGAGCTTGATGTTTCTGGTATGAATCTCACTGGTCAAATTTCCAGTGACATTCAACTGCTGTATGAGCTTCGAGTCCTCAAAATTTGCTGCAATGCCTTTGCCACAGTTTTGCCCGCTTCCATTGCCAATCTCACTCAGTTGGTTGTTGTGGATGTGAGTCATAATTTCTTCTTCGGAAAATTTCCCAGTGGCTTGGATGGGGCCTCTGGGCTGGTCAACATTTCTGCTTATAGCAATAATTTCACAGGACCGCTGCCGGAGGATATTGGGAGGCTAAAATGGCTGGAGTATTTGGATTTGAGGGGAAGCTACTTTGATGGCACTATTCCAAAGTCATATGGGGATCTGAAACGACTCAGATTTCTGGGTCTATCAGGCAATTATCTGAGCGGAAGGATTCCGCCGGAAATTGGCCTGCTGCCACTGCTGGAGAAGCTGATTATTGGTTACAATAGTTTCAATGGCGGCGTTCCTCTGGAATTTGGGAACTTGACCAATCTACAGTACTTAGATCTGGCCTATGCTAATTTGGAGGGCACTATTCCAAAAGAATTAGGGCAACTTCAACATCTCAATACTCTGTTTCTTTACAGGAATAAGTTGAGAGGAAATATACCTGCAGAATTTGGGAACATGACATCTATGATGTCTTTAGACCTGTCTGATAATGTTCTTTCAGGCGCCATTCCAATTGAAATTGGCAAGCTAAAGAGATTAGAGCTGCTGAGTGTTATGTACAATAATCTAAGCGGGCTGATGCCTGAAAGTATTGGGGATCTACCCAATCTTAAGACGCTGGAGATATGGAACAATTCTTTTAGCGGCTGGCTGCCTCAGCAACTGGGAAGAAATTCAGTCTTGGAGTGGTTGGATGCGTCGTCTAATTCCTTTAGCGGTCCAATACCTCCGGGGCTCTGTAGCAGAGGCAACCTCACAAAGCTTATCCTTTTCAACAATGGCTTCACAGGCCCCATTCCTGAGGGCTTGACCAGGTGCCCATCTCTATGGAGGGTCAGGATACATAATAACAAGCTAGTCGGTCCAGTCCCTGCTGGGTTTGGAAGCCTCCCAAATCTCACTAGGCTTGAGTTGGCTCACAATAATCTCTCTCATGAAATACCTCAAGATCTTGTCCTTTCCCCGAGGCTTTCTTTCATTGATCTGTCTTACAACCAGCTACAGGGAGGCCTCCCTTTGGAGATTTGGAATATGTCTAGCTTGCAGAGATTTTATTCTTCTCACAACTGTCTCACAGGGGAGATCCCAGATCGGTTCCAGAATTGTACCTACCTATCCGTCCTAAATCTGTCTCACAACAACTTTTGGGGATCTATTCCAGTGAGCATTAGAGCCTGCGACAAGCTGGTGGCATTGGATTTGAAACAGAATCAGCTCAACGGGAATATCCCAATTGAGCTTGCAGAAATGCCGGCCTTGGCCATAATAGATCTCTCCCAAAACTCTCTCACTGGGACCATTTCATCAAGATTTGGAAGCTCTGCAGCACTGGAGCTTTTCAATGTGTCTTATAATAACCTATCTGGCTCTGTTCCAATGGATGGGATGTTTAGAACAGTGACAGCCGATAGCTTTGCGGGCAACAGTGAGCTTTGCGGCGGAATACTGGGCCCCTGCCTAATTGGTACAAAATCAAGCATTTCGAGAAAGGGCAGAGCACAATTTGGTTGGGCTATTGGAGTCTTAGTTATAGTTTGTGTGGGACTTTTTGTAGCGGGTGCCCATTTTCTGTACAAACACTACCATAGGTATAGGGTCAAGTTCAAGGACACAGAAGAGTGGCCCTGGAGGATGACAGCCTTCCAAAGGCTAAACTTCACCACCAACGACATATTGGCCTGTATAAAAGAAACCAACATTATAGGAATGGGTGCCACTGGTACTGTCTACAGGGCAGAAATGCCACGGGGAGAGGGCACTGTAGCTGTCAAAAAGCTATGGAAAACCCACCAAGATTTAGAAGTCTCAGATCCCGGCATTATAGCGGAGGTGGAAGTGCTGGGAAACCTGAGGCACAGAAACATACTCAGATTGTTGGGCTATTGCTACAACGATGTGAATACTCTGCTCATCTACGAATACATGCCCAATGGAAACCTTGCAGATGCCCTTCATGGAAAGGCTGCCCGCAACAATTTGTTGGCAGATTGGGTTTCTAGGTATAACATTGCTGTTGGAGTTGCTCAGGGACTTTGCTATCTACATCACGACTGTTTTCCCATTGTGATTCACAGGGACGTAAAGTCCAATAACATTCTACTCGATTGCAATCTGGATGCTCGTGTTGCAGACTTTGGGCTCGCCAAGTTTATACAGAAGAACGAAACCATGTCAATGGTTGCAGGTTCCTATGGATACATTGCTCCAG AGTACGCCTACACATTGAAGGTGGATGAGAAGAGCGATATATACAGCTTTGGCGTGGTGCTCATGGAGTTGCTGACTGGAAGAAAACCAGTAGACCATGAGTTCGGAGAGGCGGGGAATATTGTGGAGTGGGTCAGAGATAAAATAAGAACCAGCGAAGGAATGGTGCAGTCACTGGATTCTAATATTGGTGGTGCATTATGTAGTCATGTAcaggaagaaatgattttggttttGCGGATTGCTCTGCTCTGCACCAGTAAATTCCCCAAGGATCGACCCTCCATGAAAGATGTGGTCACCATGTTGGCAGAAGCCAAGCCGAGGAGGAAGAGTAGCGCCGCCGCGAAAGAACGGGCTGCATTTCTCCCGCCTTCGATTTCAAGCTTGCTGTAA